Proteins from one Malania oleifera isolate guangnan ecotype guangnan chromosome 4, ASM2987363v1, whole genome shotgun sequence genomic window:
- the LOC131152890 gene encoding flowering locus K homology domain isoform X2, whose protein sequence is MAEADQSIGEHDMDHVPENSHPQEKQGQEDDSTIGGSEKRWPGWPGESVFRMLVPAQKVGSIIGRKGEFIKKIVEETRARIKILDGPPGTTERAVMISAKEEPDSSLPPAMDGLLRVHKRIVDGLDGDSSHAPPGMGGKVSTRLLVAATQAGSLIGKQGGTVKSIQEASNCIVRVLGADLPIFALQDDRVVEVVGEPAGIHKALELIASHLRKFLVDRSVIPLFEMQMQMPNPHIEHMPPHQSWGPPQGLPPNAGGGPGFGPNPQYMQPPRQHDGYYPPPDMPPPMDKQPHQGISAYGREAPMGVHASSNAQPAPSMITQITQQMQIPLSYADAVIGTAGASISYIRRASGATVTIQETRGVPGEMTVEINGTASQVQTAQQLIQNFMAEAAAPTQTQTAVSTDQGYSSYAAHGSVYASPPSNTGHAAHAGGYGSVYGANYGY, encoded by the exons ATGGCTGAAGCTGATCAAAGTATTGGGGAACATGACATGGATCATGTACCTGAGAACTCACATCCTCAAGAAAAACAAGGGCAGGAAGATGATTCAACAATTGGAGGTAGTGAAAAACGGTGGCCTGGGTGGCCTGGAGAaagtgttttcaggatgttggttCCTGCTCAAAAGGTTGGTAGTATAATTGGACGCAAAGGAGAGTTTATCAAGAAAATAGTTGAGGAGACAAGGGCTCGCATTAAGATTCTTGATGGTCCTCCGGGGACGACTGAAAGAGCT GTTATGATATCTGCTAAAGAGGAGCCTGATTCTTCTCTTCCTCCTGCTATGGATGGCCTTTTGAGGGTTCACAAGCGCATCGTTGATGGGTTGGATGGTGACTCATCTCATGCTCCTCCAGGTATGGGAGGCAAGGTTTCAACAAGACTGCTAGTGGCAGCTACACAAGCGGGGAGTTTAATTGGGAAGCAAGGAGGGACTGTGAAATCCATTCAAGAGGCATCTAATTGTATTGTTAGAGTTCTTGGAGCAG ACCTACCTATTTTTGCCCTTCAAGATGATAGGGTTGTTGAAGTGGTAGGAGAGCCTGCTGGAATACACAAAGCATTGGAGCTGATTGCATCTCATCTTAGGAAGTTTTTGGTTGACCGGAGTGTAATTCCATTATTTGAAATGCAA ATGCAAATGCCTAATCCCCATATTGAGCACATGCCTCCTCACCAATCCTGGGGTCCACCTCAAGGTCTTCCTCCAAATGCTGGTGGGGGTCCAGGTTTTGGACCTAATCCTCAATATATGCAGCCCCCAAGGCAACATGACGGTTACTATCCGCCTCCTGACATGCCGCCTCCTATGGATAAACAGCCTCACCAGGGTATATCTGCCTATGGAAGAGAAGCTCCTATGGGTGTTCATGCGTCATCAAATGCGCAGCCTGCACCATCAATGATCACACAG ATCACACAGCAAATGCAAATTCCACTTTCTTATGCTGATGCTGTCATTGGGACAGCTGGTGCAAGCATCAGCTATATTCGACGAGCTAGTGGGGCAACTGTTACCATACAGGAAACAAGGGGTGTTCCTGGGGAAATGACAGTCGAGATCAATGGAACTGCTTCCCAAGTCCAAACAGCTCAACAATTGATACAG AATTTTATGGCTGAAGCTGCCGCACCAACACAGACCCAGACGGCTGTGTCTACAGATCAAGGCTATAGTTCTTATGCTGCTCATGGTTCGGTGTATGCATCACCCCCATCCAACACAGGGCATGCTGCCCATGCAGGAGGTTATGGGTCGGTCTATGGAGCAAACTATGGTTATTAA
- the LOC131152890 gene encoding flowering locus K homology domain isoform X1: MAEADQSIGEHDMDHVPENSHPQEKQGQEDDSTIGGSEKRWPGWPGESVFRMLVPAQKVGSIIGRKGEFIKKIVEETRARIKILDGPPGTTERAVMISAKEEPDSSLPPAMDGLLRVHKRIVDGLDGDSSHAPPGMGGKVSTRLLVAATQAGSLIGKQGGTVKSIQEASNCIVRVLGAEDLPIFALQDDRVVEVVGEPAGIHKALELIASHLRKFLVDRSVIPLFEMQMQMPNPHIEHMPPHQSWGPPQGLPPNAGGGPGFGPNPQYMQPPRQHDGYYPPPDMPPPMDKQPHQGISAYGREAPMGVHASSNAQPAPSMITQITQQMQIPLSYADAVIGTAGASISYIRRASGATVTIQETRGVPGEMTVEINGTASQVQTAQQLIQNFMAEAAAPTQTQTAVSTDQGYSSYAAHGSVYASPPSNTGHAAHAGGYGSVYGANYGY; this comes from the exons ATGGCTGAAGCTGATCAAAGTATTGGGGAACATGACATGGATCATGTACCTGAGAACTCACATCCTCAAGAAAAACAAGGGCAGGAAGATGATTCAACAATTGGAGGTAGTGAAAAACGGTGGCCTGGGTGGCCTGGAGAaagtgttttcaggatgttggttCCTGCTCAAAAGGTTGGTAGTATAATTGGACGCAAAGGAGAGTTTATCAAGAAAATAGTTGAGGAGACAAGGGCTCGCATTAAGATTCTTGATGGTCCTCCGGGGACGACTGAAAGAGCT GTTATGATATCTGCTAAAGAGGAGCCTGATTCTTCTCTTCCTCCTGCTATGGATGGCCTTTTGAGGGTTCACAAGCGCATCGTTGATGGGTTGGATGGTGACTCATCTCATGCTCCTCCAGGTATGGGAGGCAAGGTTTCAACAAGACTGCTAGTGGCAGCTACACAAGCGGGGAGTTTAATTGGGAAGCAAGGAGGGACTGTGAAATCCATTCAAGAGGCATCTAATTGTATTGTTAGAGTTCTTGGAGCAG AAGACCTACCTATTTTTGCCCTTCAAGATGATAGGGTTGTTGAAGTGGTAGGAGAGCCTGCTGGAATACACAAAGCATTGGAGCTGATTGCATCTCATCTTAGGAAGTTTTTGGTTGACCGGAGTGTAATTCCATTATTTGAAATGCAA ATGCAAATGCCTAATCCCCATATTGAGCACATGCCTCCTCACCAATCCTGGGGTCCACCTCAAGGTCTTCCTCCAAATGCTGGTGGGGGTCCAGGTTTTGGACCTAATCCTCAATATATGCAGCCCCCAAGGCAACATGACGGTTACTATCCGCCTCCTGACATGCCGCCTCCTATGGATAAACAGCCTCACCAGGGTATATCTGCCTATGGAAGAGAAGCTCCTATGGGTGTTCATGCGTCATCAAATGCGCAGCCTGCACCATCAATGATCACACAG ATCACACAGCAAATGCAAATTCCACTTTCTTATGCTGATGCTGTCATTGGGACAGCTGGTGCAAGCATCAGCTATATTCGACGAGCTAGTGGGGCAACTGTTACCATACAGGAAACAAGGGGTGTTCCTGGGGAAATGACAGTCGAGATCAATGGAACTGCTTCCCAAGTCCAAACAGCTCAACAATTGATACAG AATTTTATGGCTGAAGCTGCCGCACCAACACAGACCCAGACGGCTGTGTCTACAGATCAAGGCTATAGTTCTTATGCTGCTCATGGTTCGGTGTATGCATCACCCCCATCCAACACAGGGCATGCTGCCCATGCAGGAGGTTATGGGTCGGTCTATGGAGCAAACTATGGTTATTAA
- the LOC131153509 gene encoding uncharacterized protein At2g34160 gives MAALAVAEGTTDPQKKNRIQVSNTKKPLFFYVNLAKKYIQQHNEVELSALGMAITTVVTIAEILKNNGLATEKKVLTSTVGMKDENRGRVIQKAKIEIVLGKTQQFDSLTTTATTETPEVTANGKE, from the exons ATGGCCGCCCTCGCAGTTGCAGAAGGAACCACTGACCCGCAGAAGAAGAACAGGATTCAGGTCTCCAACACCAAGAAGCCTCTCTTCTTCTACGTCAATCTCGCCAAA AAGTATATTCAGCAGCACAACGAGGTTGAGCTATCTGCCTTGGGCATGG CAATCACTACAGTTGTCACTATTGCTGAGATCCTGAAGAACAATGGACTGGCTACTGAGAAGA AAGTTTTGACATCTACTGTTGGCATGAAAGATGAGAATAGAGGCCGAGTCATTCAAAAGGCTAAG ATTGAGATTGTTCTGGGGAAGACACAGCAGTTTGACTCTCTGACTACAACTGCTACTACTGAAACACCAGAGGTGACTGCAAATGGCAAGGAATGA